Proteins from a genomic interval of Paenibacillus sp. FSL H8-0048:
- a CDS encoding MalY/PatB family protein, whose translation MKYDFNRVIDRRNTRSYKWDQSEKLFGDKEILPLWVADMDFESPPAVQEAILRRVQAGIYGYSVTGDSYKAAIAGWYRRRHDWEIQEEWISDSPGIVTSLSLSVELFSQPGDQVIVQSPVYYPFYDVIRMNDRKVAVNPLKLEAGRYVMDYAQLEELMAGGAKLLLLCSPHNPGGRVWEREELLRLGELCLRYGVTVISDEIHCDMIMPGHKHIPFASLSPELSDITLTTLAATKTFNLPGLQTSYIVTSSPELKRKFDYKIKTLSLHMSAFFSPEAVEAAYNEGEEWLDELILHINGNADYAISYLAEHLPQVKPMQPEATYLLWIDCRALGLDSDGLKQMMYREAKVAFNEGSVFGPEGQGHLRINLACPRSVLAEALERFVKAAAAYVKN comes from the coding sequence TTGAAGTATGATTTTAACCGTGTCATTGACCGCCGCAATACCCGTTCCTACAAATGGGACCAGTCCGAGAAGCTGTTCGGAGACAAGGAGATTCTTCCGCTGTGGGTAGCAGATATGGACTTCGAGAGCCCTCCTGCGGTGCAGGAAGCGATTCTGCGCCGCGTGCAGGCTGGAATATACGGCTATAGCGTAACGGGCGACTCCTACAAAGCAGCAATTGCCGGCTGGTACCGCAGACGCCATGACTGGGAGATTCAGGAGGAGTGGATCTCGGATTCTCCGGGGATTGTAACCTCACTCAGCCTGTCTGTGGAGCTGTTCAGCCAGCCGGGGGATCAGGTGATTGTGCAATCGCCGGTCTACTATCCTTTCTATGATGTGATCCGGATGAATGACCGCAAGGTGGCAGTGAATCCGCTGAAGCTGGAAGCAGGACGTTATGTCATGGACTACGCCCAGCTGGAAGAGCTGATGGCCGGAGGCGCGAAGCTGCTGCTCCTGTGTAGTCCGCATAATCCGGGCGGCAGAGTATGGGAACGGGAGGAATTGCTGCGTCTAGGCGAGCTATGCCTGCGGTACGGGGTTACGGTTATCTCGGATGAGATTCATTGCGATATGATCATGCCCGGACATAAGCATATTCCGTTCGCCTCCCTGTCCCCGGAGCTGTCTGACATTACACTGACCACACTGGCGGCTACCAAGACCTTCAATCTGCCGGGTCTTCAGACCTCGTATATTGTCACTTCCAGCCCCGAGCTAAAACGGAAGTTTGACTATAAAATTAAGACGCTTAGCCTGCACATGTCAGCATTCTTCTCGCCGGAGGCTGTGGAAGCGGCATATAACGAAGGGGAAGAATGGCTGGATGAGCTGATCCTGCACATTAACGGCAATGCTGACTACGCCATCTCCTATCTGGCCGAGCATCTTCCGCAGGTGAAGCCGATGCAGCCGGAAGCCACCTATCTGCTGTGGATCGACTGCCGCGCCCTCGGCCTGGATTCAGACGGGCTCAAGCAGATGATGTACCGTGAGGCTAAGGTGGCGTTCAACGAAGGCTCCGTCTTCGGACCGGAAGGCCAAGGCCATCTGCGGATCAATCTCGCCTGCCCGCGCTCCGTGCTGGCTGAAGCACTGGAGCGGTTCGTGAAGGCTGCGGCCGCCTACGTGAAAAATTAA
- a CDS encoding LytR/AlgR family response regulator transcription factor, producing the protein MIKAYLLDVNQKDLYKLSSMLQHTGMVNVIGMSAYPENVVDRIVLLQPDVLFLDLQLPGHQGVVVAELVKKKLPDIQIVVVTETKQHALWAFDQDIVDYVLKPLEEVRLSQSLERLRKGS; encoded by the coding sequence GTGATTAAGGCCTATTTGCTGGATGTGAATCAGAAGGATCTCTATAAGCTGTCATCGATGCTTCAGCATACAGGCATGGTAAATGTGATCGGTATGTCTGCTTATCCCGAGAATGTTGTGGACCGGATTGTTCTGCTGCAGCCCGACGTGCTGTTTCTGGATCTTCAGCTGCCCGGCCACCAAGGAGTCGTTGTAGCCGAGCTGGTGAAGAAAAAGCTGCCGGATATACAGATTGTGGTGGTCACAGAGACGAAGCAGCATGCCCTGTGGGCCTTCGACCAGGACATTGTGGATTATGTGCTGAAGCCGCTGGAGGAGGTCCGGCTAAGCCAGTCTCTGGAGCGGCTGCGCAAGGGAAGCTGA
- a CDS encoding S1 family peptidase, translating into MKTKLLAVSLVLSLISAILFYSGTTSADTPETYNAEQSYGIAGKAIFYLRVLKSDGTASSTGTGVILSPAGTAATAYHVVKNAQRIEGVMADGTVISPIKVTKSDELKDVAILELPSPAAMKQKDNAYAYLPLREDKLRHGEAVYALGYPLKNTAIITEGIVNTPAADINGRSRILTSAQVASGMSGGPLLDTHGELAGIISGSLRTMSNIHLIVNMEDLRSLLPASFN; encoded by the coding sequence ATGAAAACAAAGCTGCTTGCCGTAAGCCTGGTCCTCTCATTAATCTCGGCGATACTCTTCTATTCGGGCACCACCAGTGCGGATACACCTGAGACGTACAATGCTGAACAAAGCTATGGAATAGCGGGTAAGGCGATCTTTTATCTGCGTGTGCTGAAAAGCGACGGTACTGCAAGCTCCACCGGAACAGGAGTGATCCTGTCTCCGGCCGGTACCGCAGCAACAGCGTATCATGTGGTCAAAAACGCACAGCGCATTGAAGGAGTCATGGCGGATGGAACAGTGATTAGTCCAATTAAAGTCACGAAGTCTGACGAGCTGAAGGATGTGGCCATCCTTGAGCTGCCAAGTCCTGCTGCGATGAAGCAAAAGGATAATGCCTATGCTTATCTGCCGCTGCGGGAGGACAAGCTGAGACATGGTGAAGCGGTGTATGCCCTGGGCTATCCGCTCAAGAATACAGCGATCATCACGGAGGGGATAGTCAACACTCCGGCAGCCGACATTAACGGCCGAAGCCGGATTCTAACCTCGGCCCAGGTGGCAAGCGGAATGTCCGGCGGTCCTCTGCTCGATACGCACGGCGAGCTGGCGGGTATCATCTCCGGTTCCCTGCGGACGATGAGTAACATTCATTTGATTGTGAATATGGAGGATCTGCGCAGCCTGCTGCCAGCTTCCTTCAACTAA
- a CDS encoding chitobiase/beta-hexosaminidase C-terminal domain-containing protein, with amino-acid sequence MALKRKSWIGYLIALAVVVVAAVAGGIMAKADPQTWDSAARTEWYVPTNDTFKIKTAAELAGVAKLVNEGKVNGLSGKIMEITDNLDLSAYQWVPIGTAEHPFRGTLITEGGLMKKINGLNVVANRSYQGLVGNMAGGTVGGLIFESGTISVTGVTYDVYAGSAVGKMSGSSIVFDITNQINITSDASPYHSYTGGIVGMGEGMISNSINNGTVTAYGSADVGGIMGYGDSRGIIIKKVVNHGAILAQGTDSSVLTAGGIAGHTTGTLSLNDEDTPIINTATVSIAGGSQVAAGGIAGKVDNTVVFSNMTTNNGAITVNAAAAVNSAAGALVGATGTVGSREASITFVNTAPVTNNGGKNVYTGGIAGYTGSKFTWTHPYANTQQITATGTENVATGGFVGYAAGGLVTSNATAGVFENRKLISVNGGKGVYTGGIAGYDTGGNITQTSSTGELKVKGTADVYTGGTVGYEIGGTIASSVTGKTAADLLSITSDGTIGGIAGYLEGTVTNSSIKYATLQVTSAGGVAGGIAGNAQGTVSGVTAGDAESADYSTLVLKAAVAGAPDGQYNVTFGGLVGVNTKPLTLTGGKAARISFLNEAGTSGYTIGGAAGKLTADAVIGTAAVPAQVQDIRTELKADKVSFGGGAGHNSAAGFNGHTNRIDIKATGASVKAGGMFGENHSAAATPYNHAENVVITASGADNQLGGNTGFNAGQLVNATVTQLSIEASGIRAEAGGIAGHSEGVSASEARAGIASAVLNVPGAEPMITLTAADAKAGAIVGAATATDITAPEVNAENGALMLIQAQAAKPSVGGLAGTLTDSSISSDSKKVNVENMLILAGPAAADAYIGGIVGYNESSRLERLAGSAVSLTINAPRATAGGVAGYNHGSATGIIVDTYISGLNLKANDGAVSSYVGGIVGLNAAQSMDPVLNPATSVSTIQNTRTLGTVSATSANAIVGGMVGENRTLIANNSITDKISVISRGNSSLIGGLAGVNTASGTLYYTYSNANLTIEGKGTHAGGLAGSNAGAVIGSYVDIDVTGNAQGSSSGSVYLGGLIGRNTAGTVEQSYSVSKVTANEVYTIVGGLIGELSGGTIKNSYVAKSVNAANDNSYAGGFVGRITNGKISNVYSAAEVNVAEKKTAYAGGFAGRYDNASKELLYKSYYIKDEGLNINRDLPDFAEGNHRWLNVHVRLTTILSETLKDRTVFPGLSGWDFEGAWKYGSLSAAYRYPEVNRTANTGGGDNGNNVNANINWYTKDKDAIGFEITSEAELAGLAGIVNGTIAGVEQFGFKDRTVTVLNPIHIQSKQWVPIGDKEAGPFEGTFDGKSQLIDGLTLQPVYTHSGLFGIIGTNATVQNMNLEPLSVAGNGYTGVLAGTNLGTVKNVDLKLLEGVKVSGGIVGGIIGQNSGSVAGLQLTLDGGSRIETVAEGGIAGGLIGDNTADITADTYVIHDKDGSIGSAADHAVIGGIIGVQNGSATGLALEVNSRYRISSTGMEATVGGLVGHYQSGQAEGLTVSFADGTLEARGLGSILGGMIGQSDQGNSIRNVTVTGSGSGVQLTANGTAGGVVGAKEGRLGFILARSVDNSSSFDVEHAAVSGVKLATTSDSLQAVLGGIAGSASRTAINDAKFKASLQAAGEVITAGGIVGESDNSIIYNADSSPELQAAAKSGEVAVGGIAGTISAQDINQGFDFGKAYPLYKGIYIAKVHDGQITVTGTDHRADLYAGGLTGKNTDASIYSSEVASGLKVTGGNTVSAGGVAGYSNGIIVDTIVRSGVNADNSRVINAGGLVGWGDGGELHYSKVTAGSGQSITIGSAVTLGESVPNTRVGGVIGMADHVLITNSHTDIPVVITDTNQDNTMYAGGFAGLLGENGTLAGQIQKSYATGKLTVSGRLGSYVGGFAGSVDHYSITDSYASGDISNTGFDTRSGGFAASVERSGSISKSYALQSKISTVGVKSSTRSYNGGFAGYNDGTLTSVYANVPQINVAVAGDNVSKGALVGYNFRDGKIISSSYTGTLSAVGRNTGAAAAAVNTAAVDPLASGLWSIDYDTSFLNDLTGGAITVQTPLQLAGAVMFYNETGLNYYKLFNRTAENKPGLATILLEADIDLAGRYWTAFDSFTGVFDGQGHTLNGLSLKASGQQTAGFIKDHRGQLLNVNFTGAELSGAVNAGIAAGINHKGAVIQNVKVSGSVAGSAAAGGVAGVNQGTLEKVTNEGVKLAGAGRIGGIAGSNAGVIHQAVSKGDIDVTSALAAGGIAGENSAEGFITESMVYGDIRVASAQAIAGGISGLNAGEIKNSYSAATVLAEGMSTAWAGGIAGLAESGSIISSLNTGEVKAGVKGKIQPLQAFFGGIAGQKSEHATIRGSLFNRQMLKNNIAYYNLDGKAVGGNNSSAMGLLGAELTGANLPAGLDAGVWTAQNTFYPVLAAFNGTDEGNLASAAVILSPQDLINRVGSAFHMSGGGALSWSADPSKAAVNGTTGSLISGGSAVLKATAGGQSRSIAINTAALQYPSAAVAPTATPADKNFTTELKVELATGEQEGSIYYTLDGTIPTETSQMYSGPIDLKSTTTVRAISIAPGKEYSPVAAWTWTLVVPNPGTDSGSGGSGGGGGGGLAAPLPSPTPAPAAPAITAVAGASTVTGDSEAPVKIAKNSKLALTAPEGQTIYYTTDGSIPTTKSTKYAGELLITKSMTIKAITDKDDKVITIEYVVENAKYSLKSDSGEIKYMTAYPNGLFMPNAAITRYELIQSLAPLLDMEEVNVGNLFNDVNAENEGLTGFFASAGIIEGFPDGGFGGTKGLTRAEFSKIMTTVLKLDVTGAGVTKQKDIRGHWAEKYVNALSQAGYVQGFPDGTFKPGTPITRAQAVVLINRIAGTKKLTVTAVQFKDLPATHWAYKDIMSVVK; translated from the coding sequence ATGGCTTTGAAGCGAAAATCATGGATAGGTTATCTAATAGCACTGGCGGTAGTTGTTGTTGCCGCAGTTGCCGGAGGCATCATGGCTAAGGCTGATCCGCAGACATGGGACAGCGCGGCTAGGACCGAGTGGTACGTGCCAACGAATGATACCTTCAAAATAAAGACTGCTGCAGAGCTGGCAGGTGTAGCCAAGCTCGTAAATGAAGGTAAGGTAAACGGGCTGAGCGGTAAAATTATGGAGATTACCGACAATCTGGATCTCTCCGCTTACCAGTGGGTGCCTATCGGTACGGCCGAGCATCCCTTCCGGGGAACCTTAATCACCGAAGGCGGATTAATGAAGAAGATTAACGGTTTGAATGTAGTAGCGAACCGTTCTTACCAGGGTCTGGTAGGGAACATGGCAGGCGGTACAGTAGGCGGCCTGATTTTTGAATCAGGCACCATCTCTGTGACCGGAGTAACCTATGATGTCTATGCCGGCTCTGCTGTTGGTAAAATGAGCGGCAGCAGCATTGTGTTTGACATTACCAACCAGATCAATATCACTTCGGACGCTTCTCCGTACCACTCCTACACGGGCGGTATTGTCGGGATGGGCGAAGGGATGATCTCGAACTCTATCAATAACGGAACCGTTACAGCGTATGGTTCAGCCGATGTTGGCGGAATTATGGGCTATGGCGATTCCAGAGGCATCATCATCAAAAAAGTGGTCAACCATGGAGCGATTCTTGCCCAGGGGACGGACAGCTCCGTGCTCACCGCAGGCGGGATTGCAGGGCATACGACAGGAACGCTTAGTCTAAATGATGAAGATACGCCAATCATCAATACGGCTACTGTCTCCATTGCTGGCGGAAGTCAGGTTGCGGCAGGCGGGATTGCCGGTAAAGTGGACAACACCGTCGTGTTCTCCAACATGACTACCAATAATGGTGCAATTACCGTTAATGCAGCAGCGGCAGTGAATTCGGCAGCCGGTGCGCTGGTAGGCGCGACAGGTACGGTTGGCAGCCGTGAGGCTTCCATTACCTTTGTGAATACAGCGCCGGTTACCAATAACGGCGGCAAGAACGTATATACCGGCGGGATTGCCGGATATACCGGCAGCAAATTCACCTGGACGCATCCTTATGCGAATACACAGCAGATTACAGCAACAGGCACAGAGAATGTAGCTACCGGCGGATTCGTCGGATATGCCGCAGGCGGCTTGGTTACCAGCAACGCTACGGCAGGAGTATTTGAGAATAGAAAGCTGATCTCAGTTAACGGCGGCAAAGGAGTCTACACCGGCGGGATTGCCGGTTATGATACGGGCGGGAACATCACTCAGACCTCTTCCACCGGCGAACTGAAGGTTAAAGGTACTGCGGATGTATATACCGGCGGTACTGTGGGTTACGAAATCGGCGGAACCATTGCATCGTCCGTGACCGGCAAGACTGCAGCGGACCTGCTGAGTATCACTTCTGATGGTACCATCGGCGGAATCGCCGGCTACCTGGAAGGAACCGTGACTAATTCTTCTATTAAATATGCAACGCTGCAGGTCACTTCTGCTGGAGGGGTTGCCGGCGGAATTGCCGGTAACGCACAAGGTACGGTCAGCGGAGTTACTGCTGGAGATGCTGAATCGGCTGACTACAGCACCTTGGTGCTCAAGGCTGCGGTAGCGGGTGCACCGGACGGGCAGTATAATGTCACGTTTGGCGGACTCGTAGGCGTGAACACGAAGCCGCTGACGCTGACCGGCGGAAAGGCTGCACGGATCAGCTTCCTGAATGAAGCCGGAACCAGCGGGTATACCATCGGCGGCGCAGCAGGCAAGCTGACTGCTGATGCGGTAATCGGAACTGCTGCTGTGCCTGCACAGGTACAGGATATCCGCACAGAGCTGAAGGCCGACAAGGTGAGCTTCGGCGGCGGCGCAGGGCATAACTCGGCTGCCGGGTTCAACGGGCACACGAATCGTATTGACATTAAGGCTACAGGCGCTTCGGTAAAAGCCGGCGGTATGTTCGGCGAGAACCATTCGGCCGCAGCCACTCCTTACAATCATGCAGAGAATGTAGTTATCACTGCAAGTGGTGCGGATAACCAGCTTGGCGGGAATACCGGCTTCAATGCCGGACAGCTGGTTAACGCTACAGTGACCCAGCTGTCTATTGAAGCCAGCGGTATCCGTGCGGAAGCGGGCGGAATCGCCGGACATTCCGAAGGCGTATCGGCGTCTGAAGCACGTGCAGGCATTGCATCTGCTGTACTGAATGTTCCCGGTGCTGAACCGATGATTACGCTGACAGCGGCAGATGCCAAAGCTGGAGCGATCGTTGGAGCAGCTACAGCGACAGATATTACAGCGCCGGAAGTGAACGCAGAAAATGGCGCTCTGATGCTCATCCAGGCCCAAGCGGCGAAGCCGTCTGTCGGCGGTCTGGCAGGCACCCTTACGGACAGCAGCATCAGCAGTGACAGCAAAAAGGTCAATGTGGAGAATATGCTGATTCTGGCAGGGCCAGCGGCTGCAGATGCCTACATTGGCGGTATTGTAGGCTACAATGAGTCCTCCAGGCTGGAACGTCTGGCAGGATCAGCGGTGAGTCTGACCATTAACGCGCCGCGCGCTACTGCAGGCGGAGTGGCCGGATATAACCACGGCAGTGCTACAGGCATTATTGTGGACACTTATATCAGCGGTCTGAATCTGAAGGCTAACGACGGTGCAGTGTCCTCTTATGTCGGGGGCATCGTGGGTCTCAATGCAGCCCAGAGTATGGATCCGGTACTGAATCCTGCGACCTCGGTCAGCACGATTCAGAATACCCGTACACTGGGTACGGTCTCAGCTACCTCCGCAAATGCCATTGTGGGCGGTATGGTCGGCGAGAACCGTACGCTGATTGCCAACAACAGCATTACCGATAAAATCTCGGTGATCTCACGAGGCAATTCCTCCCTCATCGGCGGTCTGGCCGGTGTGAACACGGCATCAGGAACACTCTATTACACGTATTCCAATGCGAACCTGACCATTGAAGGGAAGGGTACCCATGCCGGGGGCTTGGCAGGCAGCAATGCCGGTGCGGTAATTGGCTCTTATGTAGATATTGATGTTACTGGCAATGCTCAAGGATCATCAAGCGGCTCGGTCTACCTGGGCGGACTGATCGGCAGAAATACAGCCGGTACAGTGGAACAATCGTATTCCGTTTCCAAGGTTACGGCGAACGAAGTCTATACCATTGTAGGCGGTCTGATCGGGGAACTGTCCGGCGGGACCATCAAGAATTCCTATGTGGCGAAAAGTGTTAACGCTGCGAACGATAATTCTTACGCCGGCGGCTTCGTTGGCCGAATTACAAACGGTAAAATAAGCAACGTCTACTCGGCAGCAGAGGTTAATGTAGCCGAGAAAAAGACCGCTTATGCCGGCGGCTTCGCCGGACGTTATGATAATGCAAGCAAAGAACTGCTCTACAAGTCTTACTATATTAAAGACGAAGGACTGAACATTAACCGCGATCTGCCTGATTTCGCAGAGGGCAATCACCGCTGGCTGAATGTGCATGTCCGGCTGACCACCATTCTGTCGGAGACCCTGAAGGACAGAACGGTATTCCCGGGCTTGTCGGGCTGGGATTTCGAGGGAGCCTGGAAATACGGCTCGCTGAGCGCGGCATACCGTTATCCCGAAGTCAACCGCACTGCCAATACCGGCGGCGGAGACAACGGCAATAACGTAAATGCCAATATCAACTGGTATACGAAGGATAAGGATGCGATCGGCTTCGAGATCACCTCGGAAGCGGAGCTTGCCGGTCTGGCGGGAATTGTCAACGGCACGATTGCCGGTGTGGAGCAATTCGGCTTTAAGGACAGAACCGTGACCGTGCTGAATCCGATTCATATCCAATCAAAGCAATGGGTACCTATCGGTGATAAGGAAGCTGGCCCGTTTGAAGGAACGTTCGACGGGAAGAGCCAGCTGATCGACGGTCTGACTCTGCAACCGGTATATACTCATTCCGGGTTGTTCGGAATCATTGGAACTAATGCTACAGTACAGAACATGAATCTTGAGCCGCTCTCGGTTGCCGGTAACGGCTACACCGGCGTACTGGCCGGAACGAACCTGGGTACGGTCAAGAATGTGGACCTTAAGCTGCTTGAGGGCGTTAAGGTCAGCGGCGGTATTGTCGGCGGCATCATCGGCCAGAACTCAGGCAGTGTTGCCGGTCTGCAGCTTACGCTGGACGGCGGAAGCCGGATTGAGACAGTAGCTGAAGGCGGCATCGCCGGCGGTCTGATCGGCGACAACACAGCGGATATTACAGCTGACACCTATGTCATCCACGATAAGGACGGCAGCATCGGTAGTGCGGCTGACCATGCCGTTATCGGCGGGATTATCGGGGTTCAGAATGGTAGTGCGACGGGGCTGGCCCTTGAGGTCAATTCGAGATACCGGATTTCCTCCACAGGAATGGAAGCCACGGTTGGCGGACTGGTTGGACATTACCAGAGCGGTCAAGCTGAAGGGCTGACCGTAAGCTTTGCAGACGGAACCCTGGAAGCGCGGGGGCTTGGCTCCATCCTTGGCGGTATGATCGGTCAATCCGATCAGGGGAACAGCATCCGCAATGTTACAGTAACCGGCTCCGGCAGCGGTGTGCAGCTGACAGCTAATGGTACGGCTGGCGGTGTAGTGGGCGCGAAGGAAGGCAGACTCGGCTTCATTCTGGCCCGTTCTGTGGATAACAGCAGCAGCTTCGATGTTGAACATGCAGCGGTGTCAGGCGTGAAGCTGGCTACGACCAGCGACAGCTTGCAGGCTGTGCTCGGCGGGATTGCCGGATCGGCTTCCCGGACGGCGATCAATGACGCCAAGTTCAAGGCTTCTTTGCAGGCCGCCGGTGAAGTGATTACTGCCGGAGGTATTGTGGGAGAGAGTGATAACTCCATCATCTACAACGCAGATTCGTCGCCTGAGCTTCAAGCTGCGGCGAAGAGCGGTGAGGTAGCGGTCGGCGGGATCGCCGGAACGATCTCAGCCCAGGATATCAATCAGGGCTTTGATTTTGGCAAGGCATATCCGCTGTATAAAGGGATTTACATTGCCAAGGTTCATGATGGACAGATCACAGTCACCGGAACAGACCATCGTGCTGACCTCTATGCGGGCGGTCTGACAGGTAAGAATACGGATGCTTCCATCTATAGCTCCGAGGTGGCCTCCGGTCTGAAGGTAACCGGCGGTAATACTGTGAGTGCAGGCGGAGTTGCCGGATACAGTAATGGTATCATTGTGGACACTATTGTCAGAAGCGGTGTGAACGCAGATAACAGCAGAGTGATCAATGCCGGCGGGCTTGTCGGCTGGGGAGACGGCGGTGAGCTTCATTACAGTAAGGTGACCGCCGGCTCCGGCCAGTCCATCACTATCGGTTCGGCGGTTACTCTGGGTGAATCGGTGCCGAATACACGCGTCGGCGGGGTCATCGGTATGGCCGATCATGTCCTGATTACGAATAGCCATACGGATATTCCGGTAGTCATTACAGATACGAATCAGGATAATACGATGTATGCAGGCGGCTTCGCCGGACTGCTGGGTGAGAACGGCACGCTTGCCGGACAGATTCAGAAGTCTTATGCTACAGGCAAGCTGACTGTCAGCGGCAGATTAGGCTCTTATGTCGGCGGATTCGCCGGATCTGTAGATCATTACTCGATCACAGATTCCTATGCCTCCGGTGACATCAGCAATACCGGCTTCGACACACGCAGCGGCGGTTTCGCAGCCTCCGTGGAGAGAAGCGGCAGCATCAGCAAGTCTTATGCTTTACAGAGCAAGATTTCTACTGTCGGAGTGAAGTCTTCGACCCGTTCCTATAACGGCGGCTTCGCCGGTTATAATGACGGAACGCTTACTAGCGTGTACGCAAATGTGCCGCAGATTAACGTTGCGGTTGCGGGGGACAATGTCTCCAAGGGTGCACTGGTCGGCTACAACTTCCGTGACGGTAAAATTATTAGTTCCTCCTACACAGGCACACTGTCCGCTGTAGGCCGCAACACAGGTGCAGCCGCAGCTGCCGTAAATACAGCAGCTGTTGATCCGCTGGCTTCAGGACTATGGAGTATCGATTATGACACTAGCTTCCTGAATGACCTGACGGGCGGGGCCATTACGGTGCAGACTCCGCTGCAGCTTGCAGGGGCAGTCATGTTCTATAACGAGACTGGACTGAATTATTACAAGCTGTTCAACAGAACGGCAGAGAACAAGCCGGGGCTGGCAACGATCCTGCTTGAAGCAGATATCGACCTTGCCGGACGCTACTGGACGGCATTCGACAGCTTTACAGGCGTATTCGACGGCCAAGGCCATACGCTAAACGGACTTTCTCTGAAAGCCTCCGGCCAGCAGACAGCCGGATTTATCAAGGATCACCGTGGACAGCTCCTGAATGTGAACTTTACCGGAGCAGAACTCTCCGGCGCAGTGAATGCAGGTATTGCTGCCGGGATCAACCATAAGGGTGCCGTTATCCAGAATGTGAAGGTCAGCGGTTCCGTGGCTGGCAGTGCTGCCGCAGGCGGGGTAGCAGGCGTGAATCAGGGAACTCTGGAGAAGGTCACGAATGAAGGCGTGAAGCTTGCCGGAGCAGGCCGGATTGGCGGCATTGCCGGAAGTAACGCTGGTGTAATTCACCAGGCTGTATCGAAGGGCGACATTGATGTTACATCTGCACTGGCCGCAGGCGGCATTGCCGGTGAGAACAGTGCGGAAGGCTTCATCACTGAATCAATGGTCTACGGCGATATCCGTGTAGCTTCGGCTCAGGCAATCGCTGGCGGAATCAGCGGTCTGAATGCGGGAGAGATCAAGAACAGCTACTCTGCCGCGACGGTTCTCGCTGAAGGCATGTCTACTGCATGGGCTGGCGGGATTGCCGGTCTGGCAGAGAGCGGGTCGATTATTTCTTCCCTGAACACCGGAGAAGTGAAGGCTGGAGTGAAGGGTAAGATTCAGCCGCTGCAGGCCTTCTTCGGAGGAATTGCCGGACAGAAGTCTGAGCATGCCACGATCAGAGGCTCCTTGTTCAACAGACAGATGCTGAAGAATAATATTGCCTATTACAATTTGGATGGTAAGGCAGTTGGCGGCAATAACAGCAGTGCCATGGGGCTGCTGGGTGCAGAGCTGACCGGTGCGAATCTGCCGGCAGGCCTGGATGCCGGAGTCTGGACAGCCCAGAACACCTTCTATCCAGTGCTTGCTGCCTTTAACGGAACAGACGAAGGGAATCTGGCTTCAGCCGCTGTTATCCTGAGCCCGCAGGATCTGATTAACCGCGTGGGTTCGGCATTCCACATGAGCGGCGGCGGAGCACTCTCCTGGAGCGCTGATCCGTCCAAGGCTGCAGTGAACGGTACAACAGGCAGCCTGATATCAGGCGGCAGTGCAGTGCTGAAGGCAACCGCTGGAGGACAGAGCAGAAGTATTGCTATTAATACAGCAGCACTCCAGTACCCGAGTGCAGCAGTTGCACCAACTGCAACTCCAGCAGATAAGAATTTCACCACTGAATTGAAGGTGGAGCTGGCAACAGGTGAGCAGGAAGGAAGTATCTACTATACACTGGACGGTACAATACCAACTGAGACCTCCCAGATGTACAGCGGACCTATCGATCTTAAGAGCACAACAACGGTTAGAGCCATTTCCATTGCTCCCGGCAAAGAGTACAGTCCGGTTGCAGCCTGGACCTGGACGCTTGTCGTCCCTAATCCTGGCACTGATTCCGGCTCTGGCGGCTCTGGCGGTGGTGGTGGCGGTGGCCTGGCAGCTCCGCTTCCGAGCCCGACACCTGCACCGGCAGCTCCCGCGATTACCGCGGTTGCTGGAGCATCAACAGTAACTGGTGACAGTGAAGCTCCGGTCAAGATCGCTAAGAACAGCAAGCTTGCGCTGACGGCTCCAGAAGGGCAGACGATCTATTACACAACGGACGGCAGCATTCCGACTACCAAGAGCACGAAATACGCCGGTGAGCTGCTGATTACCAAGAGTATGACGATCAAAGCGATTACGGACAAAGACGATAAAGTCATTACCATCGAATATGTGGTTGAGAATGCGAAGTACAGCCTGAAGAGTGACAGCGGCGAGATCAAGTATATGACAGCCTATCCGAACGGCCTGTTCATGCCGAACGCTGCCATTACCCGGTATGAGCTGATCCAGTCCCTTGCACCGCTGCTTGACATGGAAGAAGTAAATGTAGGGAACCTGTTCAATGATGTCAATGCCGAGAATGAAGGCCTGACCGGATTCTTCGCATCGGCCGGCATTATTGAAGGCTTCCCGGATGGCGGATTCGGCGGAACCAAGGGCTTGACCCGTGCGGAATTCTCCAAAATCATGACTACCGTGCTGAAGCTTGATGTGACTGGGGCAGGCGTTACGAAGCAGAAGGATATCCGCGGACACTGGGCAGAGAAATACGTGAATGCCCTGTCGCAGGCGGGATACGTGCAAGGCTTCCCTGACGGAACCTTCAAGCCGGGAACACCGATTACCCGTGCGCAGGCCGTAGTGCTGATCAACCGCATTGCCGGCACGAAGAAGCTGACGGTAACCGCTGTACAGTTCAAGGATCTTCCGGCTACCCACTGGGCTTACAAAGACATCATGTCGGTTGTGAAATAA